A single genomic interval of Cellvibrio sp. PSBB023 harbors:
- the fliS gene encoding flagellar export chaperone FliS: MNNPYLANESYDSYRSVDLEAKAATASPYELVLVLFDGLLDELARTRGHIEAKRYQEKGRSLEKCMNIINGLNSALDYDNGGEVVQGLSRLYDYCIYRLSDVSVSLSLEGLEEVVHLLGVIREGWDGVNAQRR; the protein is encoded by the coding sequence ATGAACAATCCTTATCTCGCCAATGAAAGTTACGACAGCTATCGCTCCGTGGATTTGGAAGCGAAAGCGGCCACGGCATCGCCCTATGAATTGGTGCTGGTGTTATTTGATGGCTTGCTGGATGAACTGGCGCGCACACGCGGTCACATCGAAGCCAAGCGCTACCAGGAAAAAGGGCGCTCGCTGGAGAAGTGCATGAACATCATCAATGGCCTGAACAGCGCACTGGATTACGACAACGGTGGCGAAGTGGTGCAGGGGTTGTCGCGTTTGTACGACTACTGCATTTATCGCCTATCCGACGTGAGTGTGAGCCTGTCGCTGGAAGGCTTGGAAGAAGTAGTGCACCTGCTTGGGGTGATTCGTGAAGGGTGGGACGGTGTCAATGCCCAACGCCGCTGA